From Kingella potus, a single genomic window includes:
- a CDS encoding YbaB/EbfC family nucleoid-associated protein, with the protein MFGKAGLGGLMQQAQKMQENMKKAQAELAATEVGGEAGNGLVKVVMTCGHQIRSIDISPELIAEAAEDKEMLEDLVLAAVNAAHEAAESLTSATMGKFTQGLPAGIGDFFK; encoded by the coding sequence ATGTTCGGAAAAGCAGGACTGGGCGGCTTGATGCAGCAGGCCCAAAAAATGCAGGAAAACATGAAAAAGGCACAGGCCGAATTGGCGGCCACCGAAGTAGGCGGCGAAGCCGGCAACGGCCTGGTCAAAGTCGTGATGACCTGCGGCCACCAAATCCGCAGCATCGACATCAGCCCCGAGCTGATTGCCGAAGCGGCCGAAGACAAAGAAATGCTCGAAGACCTCGTTCTCGCCGCCGTCAATGCCGCCCACGAAGCGGCCGAGTCGCTCACTTCCGCCACCATGGGCAAATTCACCCAGGGGCTGCCCGCAGGCATAGGCGATTTCTTCAAATAA
- the lysC gene encoding Rz1-like lysis system protein LysC, with translation MCKCRKPSNALFTILTASILTACANSTPPSQNKPPADLVQPCAKLQPLDGTTGADILPWALQTVHLYKDCAERHNALVSVFK, from the coding sequence ATGTGCAAGTGCAGAAAACCATCGAACGCCCTGTTTACCATACTGACTGCATCGATACTGACGGCCTGCGCCAACTCAACGCCGCCATCGCAGAATAAACCGCCCGCCGATTTGGTGCAGCCCTGCGCCAAGTTGCAGCCATTGGACGGAACGACGGGCGCGGACATCCTGCCCTGGGCATTGCAGACCGTGCATCTGTACAAAGACTGCGCCGAGAGACACAACGCGCTGGTTTCGGTGTTCAAGTAA
- a CDS encoding lysozyme → MNENLKLDNTGYALLARFEGTRSRAYLDSAGIPTIGIGFIRYTLGARAGQRVKMGDSMSEAEIRAEFLNQVQSYEAAVRQYVRAPLTQSQFNACVSLCYNIGTAAFAKSSAVRLLNEKRYQAACAAFALWNKAGGRVVRGLENRRKEEQKEFFRNG, encoded by the coding sequence ATGAATGAAAACCTCAAACTCGACAACACGGGCTATGCCCTGCTTGCCCGCTTCGAAGGCACGCGCAGCCGCGCCTATCTCGACAGCGCGGGGATTCCGACAATAGGCATCGGCTTCATCCGCTACACGCTGGGCGCACGCGCAGGCCAGCGCGTGAAAATGGGCGACAGCATGAGCGAAGCCGAAATCCGCGCCGAATTTCTCAACCAGGTGCAAAGCTACGAAGCGGCGGTGCGCCAATACGTCCGCGCCCCGCTCACCCAGTCGCAGTTTAACGCCTGCGTTTCGCTCTGCTACAACATCGGCACAGCGGCCTTTGCCAAATCCTCCGCCGTGCGCCTGCTGAACGAAAAACGCTATCAGGCCGCCTGCGCCGCCTTTGCCCTGTGGAACAAAGCAGGCGGGCGCGTGGTGCGCGGGCTGGAAAACCGCCGCAAAGAAGAACAGAAAGAGTTTTTCAGGAACGGTTGA
- a CDS encoding type II toxin-antitoxin system RelE/ParE family toxin: protein MILSFRHKGLQRFFETGSKAGIQAAHAPKIARILARLNSAADPADMNIAGWRLHPLAGSLQGHWSVTVSGNWRITFTLENGRAEIVDYQDYH from the coding sequence ATGATACTTTCATTCAGGCACAAAGGGCTGCAAAGGTTTTTTGAAACAGGCAGCAAGGCGGGCATACAGGCCGCCCACGCCCCCAAAATCGCCCGCATACTTGCCCGTCTCAACAGCGCGGCCGACCCCGCCGATATGAATATCGCAGGCTGGCGGCTGCACCCGCTGGCAGGCAGTTTGCAAGGCCATTGGAGCGTTACCGTCAGCGGCAACTGGCGCATTACCTTTACGCTGGAAAACGGCCGTGCCGAAATCGTCGATTATCAAGACTACCACTAG
- a CDS encoding type II toxin-antitoxin system PemK/MazF family toxin — translation MALKFQPRERSVVICDFRGYEEPEMIKKRPVVVLARHRHNGQLVTIVPLSSTEPAIYAAYHHKMSVNPLPDKQHIECWAKCDMPATVSLARLDRYKPANGERCVPVIGIDDFASIKTAVANALRLY, via the coding sequence ATGGCATTAAAGTTCCAACCAAGAGAACGCAGCGTCGTTATATGCGACTTTCGCGGCTACGAAGAACCCGAAATGATAAAAAAGCGGCCAGTTGTCGTACTGGCCCGCCACCGGCACAACGGCCAACTCGTAACCATTGTGCCGTTGAGTTCCACCGAGCCGGCTATATACGCCGCCTACCACCACAAAATGAGCGTCAACCCCCTGCCCGACAAGCAACATATCGAATGCTGGGCAAAATGCGACATGCCCGCCACCGTATCTCTGGCACGGCTGGATCGTTACAAACCCGCCAACGGCGAGCGCTGCGTCCCCGTAATCGGTATAGACGACTTTGCCTCCATCAAAACAGCGGTTGCCAACGCATTAAGGCTGTACTAA
- the dnaX gene encoding DNA polymerase III subunit gamma/tau → MAYQVLARKWRPKKFADLVGQEHVVKALQNALDKGRLHHAYLLTGTRGVGKTTIARILAKSLNCEHPAHGEPCGTCTACTQIDAGRYVDLLEIDAASNTGIDNIREVLENAQYAPTAGKYKVYIIDEVHMLSKSAFNAMLKTLEEPPGHVKFILATTDPHKVPVTVLSRCLQFVLRNMTAQQAAAHLEHVLAAEQIPCEQAALHLLARAANGSMRDALSLLDQAIAMGSGNVAEADVRQMIGAVDKRYLYELIGALAAQNGEALLHQAQEMAERAVGFDNALAELALLLQRLALIQTVPAAVPADDPERETLRTLASALSGEQIQLYYQCAIRGKQDLSLAPDEYAGFVMTLLRMLAFAPLAAPAQDGAQIAGTALHDPVPEAAVQNQPAAPVSTAPVAADGVAQNADSPPWEEAAAPQQADGFATSAAQRPSEKKQADAGARADMPARERPSENLLSERHGVQAAETEAEQDGAGGREESSDSRPSENTESAAGIPEAAAFPEAAAQTAAVSASSANDPVQAEAQRPSENSRSKQQPQREEAEEADWDDGLIPFDDLPTQPESGADGGEADEEEADFAPLPALAAENWHAIVRRLKKRLSAAQMLADNMAWTRYDGSACRLFFALNGNSRTTTTKEYFDKIRDTLAEAYCLPDLAVQTEVWQADQGWETPAIRRRRIQQEGRQEARRRLEADPACQTLMAAVQAQGWIEGSLKRTEDLGEYDGEAEAV, encoded by the coding sequence ATGGCATACCAAGTCCTTGCCCGCAAATGGCGGCCGAAAAAATTTGCCGATTTAGTCGGTCAGGAACACGTCGTCAAAGCCCTGCAAAACGCCCTCGACAAAGGCCGCCTGCACCACGCCTATCTGCTTACCGGTACGCGCGGTGTGGGTAAAACCACCATCGCCCGCATCCTCGCCAAAAGCCTCAACTGCGAACACCCCGCCCACGGCGAACCCTGCGGCACCTGCACCGCCTGCACCCAGATTGATGCCGGCCGCTATGTCGACCTGCTCGAAATCGATGCGGCTTCCAACACCGGTATCGACAACATCCGCGAAGTGCTGGAAAACGCCCAATACGCTCCCACCGCCGGCAAATACAAAGTCTATATCATCGACGAAGTGCACATGCTCTCCAAAAGCGCGTTCAACGCCATGCTCAAAACGCTGGAAGAGCCGCCCGGCCACGTCAAATTCATTCTGGCCACCACCGATCCGCACAAAGTCCCCGTTACCGTCCTCTCCCGCTGCCTGCAATTCGTATTGCGCAACATGACCGCACAGCAGGCCGCCGCCCATCTCGAACACGTCCTTGCCGCCGAACAGATTCCCTGCGAGCAGGCTGCCCTGCATCTGCTTGCCCGCGCCGCCAACGGCTCCATGCGCGACGCACTCAGCCTGCTCGACCAGGCCATCGCCATGGGTTCGGGCAATGTGGCCGAAGCCGACGTGCGCCAAATGATCGGTGCGGTAGACAAACGCTATTTATACGAACTAATCGGCGCACTTGCCGCCCAAAACGGCGAGGCTCTGCTGCATCAGGCGCAGGAAATGGCCGAACGCGCCGTCGGCTTCGACAACGCGCTGGCCGAGCTTGCCCTGTTGCTGCAACGCCTTGCCCTGATACAGACCGTACCCGCCGCCGTGCCGGCAGACGACCCCGAACGGGAAACGCTGCGCACCCTCGCCTCCGCCCTGAGCGGCGAACAAATCCAGCTCTACTACCAATGCGCCATACGCGGCAAACAGGATTTGAGCCTCGCCCCCGACGAATACGCCGGCTTCGTCATGACCCTTTTGCGGATGCTTGCCTTCGCGCCCCTTGCCGCGCCCGCGCAGGACGGTGCGCAAATCGCCGGCACCGCTCTGCACGACCCCGTTCCCGAAGCTGCCGTGCAAAATCAGCCCGCCGCCCCTGTTTCTACTGCACCTGTTGCCGCTGACGGTGTGGCGCAGAACGCGGATTCCCCGCCGTGGGAAGAGGCTGCCGCGCCGCAGCAGGCAGACGGTTTTGCCACATCCGCCGCACAGAGGCCGTCTGAAAAAAAACAAGCCGACGCAGGTGCACGTGCAGACATGCCTGCACGCGAGAGGCCGTCTGAAAACCTACTGTCCGAGCGGCACGGCGTACAGGCTGCGGAAACAGAAGCGGAGCAAGACGGAGCCGGCGGCCGCGAAGAATCTTCCGATTCCAGGCCGTCTGAAAACACGGAATCCGCTGCCGGTATTCCAGAAGCTGCAGCCTTCCCCGAAGCTGCCGCGCAAACTGCCGCAGTTTCCGCGTCGTCCGCCAACGACCCGGTCCAAGCCGAAGCGCAGAGGCCGTCTGAAAACAGCCGCAGCAAGCAGCAGCCGCAGCGGGAAGAGGCGGAAGAAGCTGATTGGGACGACGGCCTGATTCCGTTTGACGATCTGCCCACGCAGCCGGAAAGCGGCGCAGACGGAGGCGAAGCCGACGAAGAGGAAGCCGATTTTGCCCCTCTGCCAGCACTTGCCGCCGAAAACTGGCATGCCATCGTCAGGCGTTTGAAAAAACGCCTCAGCGCGGCACAGATGCTGGCGGACAATATGGCCTGGACTCGCTACGACGGCAGCGCGTGCCGCCTGTTTTTCGCCCTCAACGGCAACAGCCGCACCACCACCACCAAAGAATATTTCGACAAAATCCGCGACACCCTCGCCGAAGCCTATTGTCTGCCGGATCTTGCCGTGCAAACCGAAGTCTGGCAGGCGGATCAAGGCTGGGAAACCCCCGCCATACGCCGCCGCCGCATCCAGCAGGAAGGACGGCAGGAAGCCCGCCGCCGCCTCGAAGCCGACCCCGCCTGCCAGACCCTGATGGCTGCAGTACAGGCGCAAGGCTGGATAGAAGGCAGCCTCAAACGCACCGAAGACCTCGGCGAATACGATGGCGAAGCAGAGGCCGTCTGA
- a CDS encoding HigA family addiction module antitoxin translates to MERYRQRQLAHYLYAGKRPCRNRRLSRLPLGKPMQMHNPPHPAETIREDILPALGLSVTEAARQLGVSRVTLSRLLNGKAGISADMAIRLHAWLGENSPSPESWLHQQADYDLWQAGQKERPHIIPAYA, encoded by the coding sequence TTGGAGCGTTACCGTCAGCGGCAACTGGCGCATTACCTTTACGCTGGAAAACGGCCGTGCCGAAATCGTCGATTATCAAGACTACCACTAGGAAAACCCATGCAGATGCACAACCCCCCGCACCCCGCCGAAACCATCCGAGAGGACATACTGCCCGCTTTGGGATTGAGCGTTACCGAAGCCGCGCGGCAGCTTGGCGTGTCCCGCGTAACCCTTTCCCGCCTGCTAAACGGCAAAGCGGGAATCAGCGCGGACATGGCAATCAGACTGCACGCATGGCTGGGCGAAAACAGCCCCAGCCCCGAAAGCTGGCTGCACCAGCAAGCCGATTACGATTTATGGCAGGCCGGCCAAAAAGAGCGGCCGCACATCATCCCTGCTTATGCCTGA
- the zwf gene encoding glucose-6-phosphate dehydrogenase, translated as MESPKNFDLVLFGATGDLAMRKLLPALYHAHAAGRLHPLGRILGASRSRLTRAGFVAKAEQQAKPDDADPNVWASFAERLDYHPLDMDDERDFAALAAKIHGKTDSESTVFYLSTAPKFFTQACRSLAAHGLNGANARVVLEKPLGTDLESCRLINDGVAQYFQEHQTLRIDHYLGKSGLQNLLALRFGNSLFEPLWNNRHIRSVQITLAETLGVEERGEFYDTIGALRDMVQNHIIQILCLTAMERPQSLSAGHLRDAKLQLIRSLRPLDPERDAVFGQYAFSDGLKGYTQEHKVPAASRTETYAALCARIDTPRWEGVPFYLRTGKRLARRSAEIVIGFRPLSDGLFPTLLPNRLVISLQAEDETVRLRLNVKTPDGANHTVPAEACFDTRSGRRPSAYETLLLEAIAGRAALFNRRDELEAAWAWLAPALTFLRQHPRPPHPYPAGSSGPAAAERLLAQGDTWFEGD; from the coding sequence ATGGAATCCCCGAAAAACTTCGATCTCGTCCTCTTCGGCGCAACCGGCGACCTCGCCATGCGCAAGCTCCTGCCCGCCCTTTACCACGCACACGCCGCAGGCAGACTCCACCCCCTCGGACGCATACTCGGCGCAAGCCGCAGCCGCCTGACCCGTGCCGGATTTGTCGCCAAAGCCGAGCAGCAGGCCAAGCCTGACGATGCCGACCCCAATGTGTGGGCATCTTTTGCCGAACGGCTCGACTACCACCCCCTCGATATGGACGATGAGCGGGACTTCGCCGCACTTGCCGCCAAAATACACGGCAAAACCGACAGCGAAAGCACCGTTTTCTATCTGTCCACCGCCCCCAAATTCTTTACCCAAGCCTGCCGCAGCCTTGCCGCACACGGCCTCAACGGCGCAAACGCCCGCGTCGTCCTCGAAAAACCGCTGGGCACCGATCTCGAATCCTGCCGCCTTATCAACGACGGCGTGGCACAGTATTTCCAAGAACACCAAACCCTGCGCATCGACCACTACCTCGGCAAAAGCGGCCTGCAAAACCTCCTCGCCCTGCGTTTCGGCAACAGCCTGTTCGAGCCGCTGTGGAACAACCGCCACATCCGATCCGTACAAATCACCCTTGCCGAAACCCTCGGCGTGGAAGAGCGCGGCGAGTTTTACGACACCATAGGCGCGCTGCGCGACATGGTGCAGAACCACATCATACAGATACTCTGCCTCACCGCCATGGAACGCCCGCAAAGCCTGTCTGCCGGCCACCTGCGCGATGCCAAGCTGCAACTCATCCGCAGCCTCCGCCCCCTCGATCCCGAACGCGATGCCGTATTCGGCCAATACGCCTTTTCAGACGGCCTCAAAGGCTACACGCAGGAACACAAAGTTCCCGCAGCAAGCCGCACCGAAACCTACGCCGCCCTATGCGCCCGCATCGACACCCCCCGCTGGGAGGGTGTCCCTTTCTACCTGCGCACCGGCAAACGCCTTGCCCGCCGCTCCGCCGAAATCGTCATCGGTTTCCGCCCGCTTTCAGACGGCCTCTTTCCCACCCTGCTGCCCAACCGCCTCGTCATCAGCCTGCAAGCCGAAGACGAAACCGTCCGCCTCCGCCTCAACGTCAAAACCCCCGACGGCGCAAACCATACCGTTCCCGCCGAAGCCTGCTTCGACACCCGTTCCGGCCGCCGCCCCTCCGCCTACGAAACCCTGCTGCTCGAAGCCATAGCCGGCCGCGCCGCCCTGTTCAACCGACGCGACGAACTCGAAGCCGCCTGGGCATGGCTGGCACCCGCCCTGACCTTCCTGCGGCAGCACCCCCGACCGCCCCACCCCTACCCCGCCGGCAGCAGCGGCCCCGCCGCCGCAGAACGCCTGCTGGCACAGGGCGACACATGGTTTGAAGGAGACTGA
- a CDS encoding KilA-N domain-containing protein, with protein MNSIQISNVAVRQTENQLYNLNDLHKAAGGCDNHKPANWLRISQTQELIAEIEAQGGKAAEVVHGGKNRGTFVCKELVYAYATWISAKFFLLVIRTFDAVVTGRLKAESAPTSVDERTPLRQAVSALVGLRRVDYSTAYNMVHQRFGVEKIEDLPREILPDAVRYVHALTLDNALTGEVLERPDRPSEKHLADHEIHNLAVCLKYLSDSMDFLRPLSDSLRGLGSHYAGRAFSLSQEPHTWLHSAKHSLTRLADGLQDPAPVRQMLGRML; from the coding sequence ATGAACTCAATTCAAATCTCAAACGTGGCCGTGCGCCAAACCGAAAACCAACTCTACAATCTGAACGACCTGCACAAAGCAGCAGGCGGCTGCGACAATCACAAACCAGCCAACTGGCTGCGCATTTCCCAAACCCAAGAGCTGATCGCCGAAATCGAAGCGCAAGGCGGCAAGGCTGCCGAAGTGGTACACGGCGGCAAAAACCGCGGCACGTTTGTGTGCAAGGAACTGGTTTACGCCTACGCCACTTGGATTTCCGCCAAATTCTTCCTGCTGGTCATCCGCACCTTTGACGCGGTGGTTACAGGCCGTCTGAAAGCCGAATCCGCCCCGACTTCCGTTGACGAGCGCACGCCGCTGCGGCAGGCGGTGTCCGCTTTGGTGGGGCTGCGGCGGGTGGACTATTCCACCGCCTACAATATGGTGCATCAGCGTTTCGGCGTGGAGAAAATCGAGGATTTGCCGCGCGAAATCCTGCCCGATGCGGTGCGCTATGTCCACGCGCTGACGCTGGACAATGCTTTGACGGGCGAGGTGTTGGAGCGGCCGGACAGGCCGTCTGAAAAACATCTGGCCGACCATGAAATCCACAATCTTGCCGTGTGCCTGAAATATCTTTCCGACAGCATGGACTTCCTGCGCCCGCTGTCCGATTCGCTGCGCGGCTTGGGCAGCCACTACGCAGGCCGCGCTTTCTCGCTCTCGCAAGAGCCGCATACGTGGCTGCACTCCGCCAAACACAGCCTGACGCGGCTTGCCGACGGCCTCCAAGACCCCGCGCCCGTGCGGCAGATGCTGGGGCGGATGCTGTAA
- a CDS encoding type II toxin-antitoxin system HicA family toxin → MKSRELIAILEAGGWQLVRVKGSHHQFKKDGVPHLITISHPEKDVSLGQLKDAKKKSGLDF, encoded by the coding sequence ATGAAAAGCAGGGAGTTAATCGCTATTCTCGAAGCCGGCGGCTGGCAGCTTGTCCGAGTGAAAGGCAGCCACCATCAGTTTAAGAAAGACGGCGTTCCACACTTGATTACCATCAGCCATCCCGAAAAAGACGTATCTTTGGGGCAACTGAAAGATGCAAAAAAGAAATCGGGTTTGGATTTTTGA
- a CDS encoding type II toxin-antitoxin system HicB family antitoxin: MIYYPAALFQDAGQSGYGIVIPDLPGCYPVGDTVEEALADAKAAAAFHIEGMIAESLEYVTAPRGIAELRSLPDYADALMWVLVEVDETVFSKQTRFNVSWPQYLLDRVDEYTAIHHETRSGFLARAALDALNRS; this comes from the coding sequence ATGATTTACTATCCGGCCGCCCTGTTTCAAGATGCGGGGCAAAGCGGCTACGGCATAGTCATTCCCGACCTGCCCGGCTGCTATCCTGTGGGCGATACGGTGGAGGAGGCCTTGGCCGACGCGAAAGCCGCCGCCGCGTTCCACATTGAGGGCATGATTGCCGAGAGCTTGGAATATGTTACCGCGCCGCGCGGCATTGCCGAGCTGCGCAGCCTGCCCGATTATGCCGACGCGCTTATGTGGGTGTTGGTAGAGGTGGATGAAACCGTGTTTTCCAAACAGACGCGCTTCAATGTGAGCTGGCCGCAGTATTTGCTCGACCGCGTGGACGAATACACCGCCATACACCATGAAACACGCAGCGGCTTTCTCGCCCGTGCCGCGCTGGACGCGCTCAACCGTTCCTGA
- the ypfJ gene encoding KPN_02809 family neutral zinc metallopeptidase, whose protein sequence is MRWQGRERSSNIEDRRGSGGGGGGGGMGIVGLIVVLVGAYYGVDLSGIVGTPQLGGGGTQQVQISSKEEAQLEELSAVVLADTEKTWSEYFARQNARYTPTTLVLYTGGTHTGCGTGQAAMGPFYCPADKKVYLDLSFYEEMRSKLGAAGDTAFGYVIAHEVGHHVQNLLGILPQVHQMQQQVGKTEANRLSVKLELQADCFAGVWAKYAQRQDLLEAGDIEEAVRAAEAVGDDTLQKRSKGYAVPDSFTHGSSAQRMYWLKRGLESGDIKQCDTFAAD, encoded by the coding sequence ATGCGCTGGCAGGGAAGAGAACGAAGCAGCAATATCGAAGACCGACGCGGTTCCGGAGGCGGCGGGGGCGGGGGCGGCATGGGCATTGTCGGCCTGATTGTCGTCCTTGTCGGCGCGTATTACGGCGTGGATCTGTCCGGCATTGTCGGCACGCCGCAATTGGGCGGCGGCGGCACGCAGCAGGTGCAAATCAGCAGCAAAGAAGAAGCGCAGCTTGAAGAACTGTCCGCCGTCGTACTGGCCGACACCGAAAAAACATGGAGCGAATACTTCGCCCGCCAAAACGCACGCTACACCCCCACCACCCTCGTCCTCTACACCGGCGGCACCCACACCGGCTGCGGCACCGGCCAGGCCGCAATGGGGCCTTTCTACTGCCCGGCCGACAAAAAAGTGTATCTCGACCTCTCCTTCTACGAAGAAATGCGCAGCAAACTCGGAGCGGCCGGCGACACCGCCTTCGGCTACGTCATCGCCCACGAAGTCGGCCACCACGTGCAAAACCTGCTCGGCATCCTGCCGCAGGTACACCAAATGCAGCAGCAGGTCGGCAAAACCGAAGCCAACCGCCTCTCCGTCAAACTCGAGCTGCAGGCCGACTGCTTTGCCGGCGTGTGGGCGAAATACGCGCAGCGGCAGGATCTGCTCGAAGCGGGCGACATCGAAGAAGCCGTCCGCGCCGCCGAAGCCGTGGGCGACGACACCCTGCAAAAACGCAGCAAAGGCTACGCCGTGCCCGACAGCTTTACCCACGGATCTTCCGCACAGCGCATGTACTGGCTCAAACGCGGCCTCGAAAGCGGCGACATCAAGCAGTGCGACACCTTTGCCGCCGATTAA
- a CDS encoding RNA-binding S4 domain-containing protein, with amino-acid sequence MDAENTMRLDKWLWAARFFKTRALAQKHIELGRVLVNGAKVKNSKNIASGDTIALTLNSLPYEITVLALNSQRRPAPEARLLYRENEAVAAKREEQKLLERASRASTAYPEGRPTKRDRRQIEKVKRGGW; translated from the coding sequence ATGGACGCGGAAAACACCATGCGTTTGGACAAATGGCTGTGGGCGGCGCGGTTTTTCAAAACCCGCGCCCTGGCGCAAAAGCACATCGAACTCGGACGCGTGCTGGTAAACGGCGCGAAAGTGAAAAACAGCAAAAACATCGCCTCCGGCGACACCATTGCCCTGACGCTCAACTCGCTGCCGTACGAAATCACCGTCCTCGCGCTCAACAGCCAACGCCGCCCCGCGCCCGAAGCGCGCCTGCTCTACCGCGAAAACGAAGCAGTCGCCGCCAAACGCGAAGAGCAAAAGCTGCTCGAGCGCGCCTCGCGCGCCAGCACGGCCTATCCCGAAGGCCGTCCGACCAAACGCGACCGCCGCCAAATCGAAAAAGTCAAACGCGGCGGATGGTAG
- a CDS encoding tyrosine-type recombinase/integrase, which translates to MATITQRNGKYRAQVRLRGVSKSATFERHADAKAWAARMETLILDGVQGNADRNTYFADILQRYLSSVTPTRRGAKFEGLRIRAFLRDPLAEIRLDDLRPQHFADWRDRRLQQVSAGSVLREIGILSAICTHAVKEWGLLRENPLSKISKPKEPKARTRRPSESEIDALCTALLYSSDAKPELVYQRAAAAFLFAVETAMRAGEICGLKWRDIDFKRRLAHLPMTKNGHSRDVPLSRRALSILEQLRGIDDTRVFALDTGTLDVVFRRARDSCGIADLHFHDSRREALTRMAKKVPVETLAKISGHRDLRILLNVYYNPDMAEVADLLD; encoded by the coding sequence ATGGCAACCATTACCCAGCGCAACGGAAAATACCGCGCCCAAGTCCGTCTTCGCGGCGTTTCCAAGTCCGCCACTTTCGAGCGGCATGCGGATGCGAAAGCGTGGGCGGCGCGGATGGAGACGCTGATTCTTGACGGCGTGCAGGGCAACGCCGACCGCAATACTTATTTCGCCGACATTTTACAGCGTTACTTGAGCAGCGTAACCCCGACGCGGCGCGGCGCGAAGTTCGAGGGTTTGCGCATCCGGGCATTTCTGCGCGATCCGCTGGCTGAAATTCGCCTTGACGACCTGCGGCCACAGCACTTTGCCGACTGGCGCGACAGGCGGCTGCAGCAGGTATCGGCGGGCAGCGTGCTGCGTGAAATCGGCATCTTGTCTGCCATCTGTACCCATGCCGTAAAGGAATGGGGGCTGCTGCGGGAAAATCCTTTGTCCAAAATCAGCAAACCCAAAGAACCGAAAGCCCGCACGCGCAGGCCGTCTGAAAGCGAGATTGACGCACTCTGCACCGCCCTGCTCTACTCGTCCGATGCCAAGCCCGAGCTGGTTTACCAGCGGGCGGCGGCGGCGTTTCTGTTTGCGGTGGAAACAGCGATGCGGGCAGGCGAAATCTGTGGTCTGAAGTGGCGGGACATTGATTTCAAACGCCGTCTCGCTCATCTGCCCATGACGAAAAACGGCCACAGCCGCGATGTTCCTTTGTCGCGCCGCGCCTTGTCTATCTTGGAGCAATTGCGCGGCATAGACGACACCCGCGTCTTCGCGCTGGATACGGGAACGCTGGATGTCGTGTTCCGCCGCGCCCGCGACAGTTGCGGCATTGCGGATTTGCACTTTCACGACAGCCGCCGCGAAGCCTTGACGCGGATGGCAAAAAAAGTCCCCGTGGAAACGCTGGCAAAAATCAGCGGCCACAGGGATTTGCGGATTTTGCTCAATGTCTATTACAACCCTGATATGGCCGAAGTGGCTGATTTGCTGGATTGA
- a CDS encoding acetyl-CoA carboxylase carboxyltransferase subunit alpha, with product MKPVFLDFEQPLAELTKKIEELRFVQGESAVDISDEIERLQKKSSELAKSIYAKLTPAQVSQVSRHPQRPYTLDYIAALCTDFQELHGDRHFADDHAIVGGLARFNGESVVVIGHQKGRDTKEKIRRNFGMPRPEGYRKALRLMRLAEKFRLPVLTFVDTPGAYPGIGAEERNQSEAIGRNLYELTKLKVPVICTIIGEGGSGGALAIAVGDYVNMLQYSTYSVISPEGCASILWKTAEKAADAAAALGITADRLAKLGLVDKVIEEPLGGAHRNYEELTDRVREVLSEQLRAAQDMPLSDLLDRRFGRIMAYGQFVEK from the coding sequence ATGAAGCCCGTCTTTCTTGACTTCGAACAGCCGCTGGCCGAGCTGACCAAAAAAATCGAAGAATTGCGTTTCGTCCAAGGCGAATCCGCCGTCGACATCAGCGACGAAATAGAGCGTTTGCAGAAAAAAAGCAGCGAGCTGGCCAAATCCATCTACGCCAAACTCACTCCCGCGCAGGTGTCGCAGGTGTCGCGCCATCCTCAGCGTCCCTACACTTTGGACTACATCGCCGCGCTGTGCACCGATTTCCAAGAGCTGCACGGCGACCGCCATTTCGCCGACGACCACGCCATCGTCGGCGGCCTGGCGCGTTTCAACGGCGAGAGCGTTGTTGTGATCGGTCATCAGAAAGGCCGCGACACCAAAGAAAAAATCCGCCGCAATTTCGGTATGCCGCGCCCCGAGGGCTACCGCAAAGCCCTGCGCCTGATGCGTTTGGCGGAAAAATTCCGTCTGCCCGTGCTGACTTTTGTCGATACGCCCGGAGCCTATCCCGGCATCGGTGCCGAAGAGCGCAACCAGTCCGAAGCCATCGGCCGCAACCTCTACGAGCTGACCAAGCTCAAAGTGCCCGTTATCTGCACCATTATCGGCGAGGGCGGCTCCGGCGGCGCATTGGCGATTGCCGTGGGCGATTATGTGAACATGCTGCAATATTCCACCTATTCGGTGATTTCGCCCGAGGGCTGCGCCTCGATTTTGTGGAAAACCGCCGAAAAGGCGGCCGATGCCGCCGCCGCGCTGGGCATTACCGCCGACAGGCTCGCCAAGCTCGGCCTTGTCGACAAAGTAATCGAAGAGCCTTTGGGCGGGGCGCACCGCAATTACGAAGAGCTGACGGACAGGGTGCGCGAAGTGTTGTCCGAACAGCTCCGCGCGGCACAGGATATGCCCTTGTCCGACCTGCTCGACCGCCGTTTCGGGCGCATTATGGCCTACGGGCAGTTTGTTGAAAAATAA